CAAGGGAAAATGAGATCAGCAGGAGTATCCAGGTGGCTGGGCCCTTCCACCTGGAGGAGAGTGGTGGAGAATTTTTTTGGTATTGATCCGGATCTCTTTCGGGTATGAGAATCAGGCCCGCTAAAGCAAAAAGAAAGCCGATTGGTACGGTAATAAAAAACAGGGCGCGCCAGGAAAAATATTCCAGGAGAAAGCCTCCGAGTGCCGGCCCCGTCATCAGCCCAAGAGAGACAAAGACGCTTATCATTCCACGCCCGCGGCCAAGTTGATTTTCTGGAAAAGTGTCTTTGATGATCGCAGGCCCGGTTGACATCATCATGCCCGCTCCTAAGGCTTGACAGAGGCGGGACACTATAAGAAACGACAGTTTTGGTGCAAAGGCGCAAGCCAGAGAGCCAAAGGCAAAAACAATAAGGCCAAGGGGATAAATTCTGTTGCGCCCCAGCCGGTCTGACAGGGTTCCCCAGATCAACAGGGTTGAGGTTATGGTTAAGAGATAAACTAATACGATCCACTCGGTGGCCCTGAGTGAACTGTTGAATTCCTCCATAATGGTAGGTAGGGCGATATTGACCATGCTGCTGTCCAGGGTAGACATGAAGACCCCAGCGGCAACAATACTGAAGATGCGCCATTTAGGAAGAAGGGGTTGTGCTGTTAAACTATCGCTTTTAATTGGCATCAAGTTGGATTAAGAATGTTTGATAAAATGAAGTATAATGCTTAGAGTGTGCAAAAGGTAACACGTAATTGACGCAGAGGTAAATACTATTACATAAGCTATGATCTGAAAAAATCGGTTTGTGGACAAAAACAAAATTTTAACAGAGCGGCTGAAAAGTGAGCTGCAAAGCCCTTGAGCGGAGGAAGCGGTTTTGGTTTATAAAAAAAATCTTAGAGTATTTCTGTTGGTTTTCCTTATGGTACTGGCCAGTAATATGGTGGCCCAGGCTGCTACTAAGGTTCCGGATTTTATTTTACGATCGGTGCCAGACAAGAAGGAGATCAATATTAAGGATCACCGTGGCAAGGTGGTTCTCATCACCTTTTGGGCTACCTGGTGCGGGCCATGTGTGAAAGAGATACCGTCCCTGAACAGTTTGCAGGAAGTTTATGGGCCGCAGGGGTTTTCCGTGCTCGGAATTTCAATGGATCAGGGAGGCGTACGGATTGTTGAAAATATGATGAAAAAAACCAGTATTAACTACCCCATAGTTATGGACAACCAAAAGGTAAGTAAGTCCTTTGGGGGAATATTTGGTATTCCAACATCCTTTTTGATTGATCGATCTGGTAATATCGTCAAGCGCTATACCGGCTGGGTAAGCCATGATGTGCTCGAAACGGATATTAAAAAAGTGGTTTTTTAGTGTGAGCTGCGTACGGGGGTGGCTGTTGGCTTTTTTTACTTGGGCATGAAATATTTTTTGACAAATAGTCCTCTTTCTAGCGATACTTGTACAGTATGATTTTTATGTGGCCATTATGGCTTTGCTTGAATTAATAAAAGCTAGGAGATGTTATGAAAAAGAAGATGATTACCATTGTCGCCCTCGTTGCCTTTAGCTTTGTCGCTGCTGGTGCTGTTTATGCCTTTAACTGTAAAATTAAAAGTGTGGATGGCGAAACACTGGTTCTAGACTGTAAGGCAAAAGATGCCAAAGAGGGGACGAGTGGTCAGCAAGTTAAGGTGAAGCCCAAGATTGAGGGCTGTTAACAGGTGTAACTTTGACGGTGGTGAGAATAATTTTGTAGTTGACATAAATTTAGTTTTTTGGTGTATATGTCAGTTAAAGGTGAGTTCCTGACGTGTTTGTTTAATTTTTTCTTACGACCTTTATGAAAAAAAGTCTCATTATCTGGATTTTGGTGTACTTAGTTGGTGCTGCTGTTCCTGCGCTTTCGGCAACCGTTACATGTGAGGTTGAAGAGGTCAGTGGCAGCACGATTATACTAAAAAATTGTGATGAACGAGCAAAAGGCTTCGAGAAAGGTCGTAAGGTTAAGGTTAAGATGCAGCAGGAGAAAGGAACAAAATAGCCACCTTTGCTGGAGGATGTTTACGGTTTGGTTGGGCTGTGAGAGTCATGGTAGCATGAGTTTTCAGAACAATTTAAATGAGCTAATTAACTAAAAGAGAGAGGAGAGTTGAAATGAACAAGAAATTTACCGCATTGGTTTTGGCAGCTGCTTTCGTAGCAGTTTCTGTTGTAGCAGCATCAGCATTTACATGCGAAGTAAAGTCTGTTGACGGCGGAACGGTTACGCTTGAGTGCAAAGAAAAATACACAGAGAAACTCAAAGTTGGCGGCAAAGTAAAGGTTAGTGCTGCCAAGAGAAAAGCTATGGAAGGTTGCTAGTCTCTAAACGCTTTTTTTGAAGGTGTTTCCTGAAAAGAGCTGTTCAATCCTATGATTGAATAGCTCTTTTTGTTTTTAAACTGGTGAGTACTATGGGTTACTTTTCCTCCGTTTTGTTAGGCTTTCTGCAAGGCGCAACTGAGTTTTTGCCTATTTCAAGTTCTGGCCATCTTGTCCTCGCTGAGGCTTTTTTTAAGATTGAAGAGGCGGGTTTGACTTTCGATGTCTCCCTTCATCTGGGGACACTGTTGGCAGTGTTGTTTTATTTTCGTAGCGACCTGCTGGCGATAGGTAGTTCCCTGTTCAGACCGGCCGAGACTAAAGAAGTAAAACAGGAAAGGAAATCAGCCTACCTGATTGTTGTGGCAACTATTCCGGCAGTTGTGGCCGGGCTTTTTCTTGAGGATTATGCGGCAACTGTTTTCAGGAGTCCGGCCCTTGTTGCCTGTACTCTCGTCATTGGCGGAATTTTACTGCTCTGGGCCGAAAAATATGGGCAACATACAAAAAACTATGAAGGACTTGGTTTTAAAGATGCCCTGATTATCGGTCTGGCCCAGGCTTTGGCCATTGTGCCAGGCGTATCCCGAAGCGGTATCACCATGACAGCGGGGCTTTTTAGAAGTTTTGATCGTCCGTCGGTCGCGAGGTTCTCGTTCCTGTTATCCGTCCCCATTATTGCCGGGGCAGGGTTTCTCAACTGCCTGAAAATAATTGGCCAGGGTGGCCTGGAGCCGGGCCAATTGACATTCTTTCTTATTGGCTTTTCCTCGGCTGCAGTTTCTGGCTATTTTTTTATAGCCTTTTTGATGAGGTACATCCAGACTAAATCTTTTGCGGTTTTTGCCTATTATAGGTTTGCCCTGGCAGGTTTGGTTCTGTGGTCGATAATGTAAAGACGCCAACGTGAAAGTACTATGAAAAGTACTATGAAAAAGTCGAGTTAAAAAGTTATGAGTGTTAATAAATTGCCCTCTAAAGAGGCCGAAATTCTAAGGAAGATACGGAAACAGTATACGGTGGCGTTTGAGCCGCTGACGATTCGGGATGTTGAGATACAGCTATTGAAAGTCCAGGACCTGGAGTCTGTTCTTAAAGGGAAAGACCCCTTCAAAAATGTTTCGGAGTTCCC
This genomic window from Desulfobulbaceae bacterium contains:
- a CDS encoding TlpA family protein disulfide reductase, with the translated sequence MVYKKNLRVFLLVFLMVLASNMVAQAATKVPDFILRSVPDKKEINIKDHRGKVVLITFWATWCGPCVKEIPSLNSLQEVYGPQGFSVLGISMDQGGVRIVENMMKKTSINYPIVMDNQKVSKSFGGIFGIPTSFLIDRSGNIVKRYTGWVSHDVLETDIKKVVF
- the uppP gene encoding undecaprenyl-diphosphatase UppP — translated: MGYFSSVLLGFLQGATEFLPISSSGHLVLAEAFFKIEEAGLTFDVSLHLGTLLAVLFYFRSDLLAIGSSLFRPAETKEVKQERKSAYLIVVATIPAVVAGLFLEDYAATVFRSPALVACTLVIGGILLLWAEKYGQHTKNYEGLGFKDALIIGLAQALAIVPGVSRSGITMTAGLFRSFDRPSVARFSFLLSVPIIAGAGFLNCLKIIGQGGLEPGQLTFFLIGFSSAAVSGYFFIAFLMRYIQTKSFAVFAYYRFALAGLVLWSIM